Proteins from a single region of Gordonia hongkongensis:
- a CDS encoding glycerophosphodiester phosphodiesterase family protein, which produces MNSGVNVGAAEKVSRSGKPAVVAHRGASGDCPEHTLAAYELALAQGADGLECDVRLTADHELVCVHDRTVDRTSDGSGIVSEMTLAELRELDFGSWHAAGGPASILTLRELLTLTLDWRRPVRLFIETKHPVRFGSLVEQKLLEMLHEFGVATPPSADHSRAVVISFSSAGVWRIRRHAPMLPTILLGDTARVLGGGAATAVGATGIGPSVMTLRQYPDLVDRAAAAGRVTYCWTVDEQVDVQLCADLGVRWLATNHPAKVRDWLVTVD; this is translated from the coding sequence ATGAACTCAGGGGTGAACGTGGGCGCGGCCGAAAAGGTCTCCCGATCGGGCAAGCCGGCGGTGGTGGCGCACCGCGGGGCGTCGGGCGACTGTCCGGAACACACCCTGGCCGCCTACGAGCTGGCTCTCGCACAGGGCGCGGACGGCCTCGAGTGCGATGTCCGGTTGACCGCCGACCACGAACTCGTGTGCGTGCACGACCGGACCGTCGACCGGACGTCCGACGGCTCGGGGATCGTCAGCGAGATGACGCTCGCCGAACTGCGCGAGCTCGACTTCGGGAGCTGGCATGCCGCTGGTGGACCCGCGTCGATCCTGACGCTGCGGGAGCTGCTCACGCTGACCCTGGACTGGCGCCGACCCGTCCGCCTGTTCATCGAGACCAAGCATCCGGTGCGGTTCGGCAGTCTCGTCGAGCAGAAGCTCCTCGAGATGCTGCACGAGTTCGGGGTGGCGACGCCGCCGTCGGCCGATCACAGCCGCGCCGTGGTCATCTCGTTCTCGTCGGCCGGGGTCTGGCGGATCCGGCGCCACGCCCCGATGCTGCCGACGATCCTGCTCGGTGACACCGCCCGGGTCCTGGGCGGGGGCGCCGCGACCGCGGTCGGGGCGACCGGCATCGGACCGTCGGTGATGACCCTGCGGCAGTACCCGGACCTGGTCGATCGCGCCGCCGCCGCCGGTCGGGTCACCTACTGCTGGACCGTCGACGAGCAGGTCGACGTCCAGCTGTGTGCCGATCTCGGTGTGCGGTGGCTGGCCACCAACCACCCGGCGAAGGTGCGCGACTGGCTGGTCACCGTCGACTGA
- a CDS encoding DUF5926 family protein, which yields MGKKSKRGSGPRPGSNRAERVAARKARQAAALAPPPRPFAGFASECDFVALRTFVASATARLELTEPAGSRNDVSIVTILPGAVPALARDLDGATEGFVGLQTDPDRSALTVELAAAIAWAAHADAGSEFDLEAADEAPSLDEVVKTDAALDITVHQDFGWWFVEGTEVPAEITAMFERANDSVLPTARLVVDSGAGAPWWVDAGERAHLRWIRPEPEDDLMSAMARLHAAGHLTMGEGSRFAGSFRTHGLLVPVFDLDNEMHHEEWYAGLNELDRRLGEALADTSPLTIEQRSSRNGIRGRQVTLR from the coding sequence ATGGGCAAGAAGAGCAAACGGGGTAGTGGACCACGTCCGGGAAGCAATCGCGCCGAGCGCGTCGCAGCACGTAAGGCACGCCAGGCCGCAGCTCTGGCGCCGCCGCCCCGGCCCTTCGCCGGGTTCGCGTCCGAATGCGATTTCGTCGCGCTGCGGACCTTCGTCGCCTCGGCGACTGCGCGGTTGGAGCTCACCGAGCCGGCCGGTTCCCGCAACGACGTCTCGATCGTGACGATCCTGCCGGGCGCGGTACCTGCTCTCGCGCGCGACCTCGACGGTGCGACAGAGGGTTTCGTGGGTCTGCAGACCGACCCCGATCGCTCGGCGCTGACCGTCGAACTCGCCGCGGCCATCGCGTGGGCCGCTCACGCCGACGCCGGCAGTGAGTTCGACCTCGAGGCTGCCGACGAGGCCCCGAGCCTCGACGAGGTCGTGAAGACCGACGCCGCCTTGGACATCACGGTGCACCAGGACTTCGGCTGGTGGTTCGTGGAGGGCACCGAGGTCCCGGCGGAGATCACGGCCATGTTCGAGCGCGCCAACGACTCGGTGCTGCCGACCGCGCGGCTCGTGGTCGACAGCGGCGCCGGTGCGCCCTGGTGGGTCGATGCGGGCGAACGTGCGCACCTGCGCTGGATTCGACCCGAGCCGGAGGACGACCTGATGTCGGCGATGGCCCGGCTCCACGCGGCCGGTCATCTGACGATGGGTGAGGGTTCGCGGTTCGCCGGATCGTTCCGCACCCACGGATTGCTCGTCCCGGTCTTCGACCTCGACAACGAGATGCACCACGAAGAGTGGTACGCCGGTCTCAACGAGCTCGATCGCCGCCTCGGCGAAGCGCTCGCCGACACCTCGCCGCTGACGATCGAACAGCGCAGCTCCCGCAACGGCATTCGCGGTCGCCAGGTCACGCTGCGCTGA
- a CDS encoding ferritin: MSEHTKFHQLLHDQISNEFYASQQYIAVATYFDNHDMPQLAKLFYRQAVEERNHAMMIVQYFLDRDMEVEIPGIPAPNNRFEDYRAPIDLALAQEKTVTQQVVDLAKSARDTGDYLGEQFVQWFLKEQVEEVATMTTLQTIAERCNGNLFDLENFVEREFNGEKTSDATAPVAAGGNI, translated from the coding sequence ATGTCCGAACACACGAAGTTCCATCAGCTGCTGCACGACCAGATCAGCAACGAGTTCTACGCCTCGCAGCAGTACATCGCGGTCGCCACCTATTTCGACAACCACGACATGCCCCAGCTGGCAAAGCTCTTCTACCGCCAGGCCGTCGAAGAGCGCAATCACGCGATGATGATCGTGCAGTACTTCCTCGACCGCGACATGGAGGTCGAGATCCCCGGCATCCCGGCACCGAACAACCGGTTCGAGGACTACCGTGCGCCCATCGATCTCGCTCTCGCACAGGAGAAGACGGTGACCCAGCAGGTCGTCGACCTGGCGAAGTCGGCCCGCGACACCGGCGACTACCTAGGCGAGCAGTTCGTGCAGTGGTTCCTCAAGGAACAGGTCGAGGAGGTCGCGACCATGACGACCCTGCAGACCATCGCCGAACGCTGCAACGGGAACCTCTTCGACCTGGAGAACTTCGTCGAGCGAGAGTTCAACGGCGAGAAGACATCCGACGCCACCGCACCGGTCGCGGCCGGCGGGAACATCTGA
- a CDS encoding LCP family protein has protein sequence MILLLVVVLGSVGLLFYYDTRLDRIDALPAYAGRPSDTPGTNWLIVGTDSRSDLTEEQRRALATGDADGSRTDTIMLVHNPPGGGKAIVVSIPRDLYVEVPGHGSLKINASFSIGGPALLVQTVENLTGIRIDHYAEIGFGGFDTLVDSVGGVDMCLDQPLNDPKAGLRLARGCHRLDGRQALGLVRTRAFPRADLERVVNQRKFLAALVSRATSPSVLLNPFRLFGFVGGAIDALTVDERDHIWNLASLMFALRDPITTTTPAGESTFTDEGLALPVTEQTEDFFGYLRAGQPVPDELLVDAGGPS, from the coding sequence ATGATCCTGCTGCTCGTCGTCGTCCTCGGCAGTGTGGGACTGCTGTTCTACTACGACACGAGACTGGACCGGATCGACGCCCTGCCGGCCTACGCCGGACGCCCGTCGGACACCCCCGGCACCAACTGGCTCATCGTCGGTACCGACTCGCGATCCGATCTCACCGAGGAACAACGCCGGGCGCTGGCCACGGGTGACGCCGACGGCTCCCGCACCGACACGATCATGCTCGTCCACAACCCGCCCGGCGGCGGCAAGGCGATCGTGGTGAGCATCCCGCGCGACCTGTACGTGGAGGTGCCGGGCCACGGCAGCCTGAAGATCAACGCCTCGTTCAGCATCGGTGGTCCGGCGCTGCTCGTGCAGACCGTCGAGAACCTGACCGGCATCCGCATCGACCACTACGCCGAGATCGGCTTCGGCGGATTCGACACCCTCGTCGACTCGGTCGGTGGCGTCGACATGTGTCTCGACCAACCGCTCAACGACCCCAAAGCCGGTCTGCGCCTGGCGAGAGGCTGTCATCGTCTCGACGGTCGGCAGGCTCTCGGGCTGGTCCGGACCCGCGCATTCCCGCGCGCCGACCTCGAGCGCGTGGTCAATCAGCGGAAGTTCCTCGCCGCACTCGTGTCTCGCGCGACCAGTCCGTCGGTCCTGCTCAACCCGTTCCGACTCTTCGGGTTCGTCGGCGGCGCCATCGACGCGCTCACCGTCGATGAGCGAGATCACATCTGGAACCTCGCGTCCCTCATGTTCGCGCTGCGCGACCCCATCACGACGACGACGCCGGCCGGCGAGAGCACCTTCACCGACGAAGGACTGGCGTTGCCCGTCACCGAGCAGACCGAGGATTTCTTCGGCTACCTCCGCGCAGGTCAGCCCGTCCCCGACGAGCTTCTCGTCGACGCCGGCGGGCCGTCGTGA